The DNA region AAGTGGCaatcaaaaggaaaaagaaacttTCGGCAATCAAGTAAAAGGGTAGATTCAGGGAATGCCATGGACACGAGCAATGAATCCGATGCATGCTTGGCAGGTATGGATCAAGATGCATTCGCTCCTGGTCAGAAAGTTCATTGCAAAAATAGCCCTCACAAAGAATCTCAAATGAAGGGACCAACTGCTGATTTGCCTATTCCGCGAAGATCACTGCCTTATCGCCTGTCTCGTTTTGTGGTTAACCCTAAGTATGAATCACCCGATTTCTCTCTTAGGCACCACGTTACTGATTCTTCATTGACTGACGTTAAAGTGGAGGTGAAATCCTGCTACCGCACACGCCATATCCCTTACATTTCATTAATGAGCAAATTAAATGGCCAGCCTATCACAGGTCACCGACTTGCTGTTGAAGTTCTAGACGATGGCTTCTGTGATCAGCTGCTCGTGAGCGCTGCTGAATGCTATAGCAACTGTCACGACTTGGATGATGATTCTGCTCCAAAAGGTGTCGATATGGTCAACAAAACGAAACCAAGTTTTGGTGGTAGGGTTCCTGCAAAGCACATCAGACTTCAACCTCGCGCCTCGCCAACCAAGTCATCAAAATCAAAAAAAGAAGGCATGCTCTCGAAGAAGGTTCGTAAGTTGTCTTCATTGACTGGTCCTCGCAAGCAAAATCGAGCGAAGAACCCCACAGTACAACAGCTTAGAGGCCCCGCAAATCCCGCAATCACATGCGTTCCCTTGAAAGTGGTGTTCAGTAGAATTAAAGCCGCGCTTAACAGTTCAATACAACCAGCCCACCGCCTTATCGCACCCAGCATTGGTTGAATCTTCTTTCTTGGATTGAGCTTAGGTTTTGTGTGAAAGTTTAGTTGTGTAGGTGGCTTAGTATAGTATACCTGTTTCAAATGAAACATGGAGCTCCGTCGCTTTTGCAGTGTACATAAAAATTTAAGGTTGGCTACTTAGCTGAAGGTGTAAAGAACAGTGATTTGATGTTGGGTTTTTGGTGATGTTTTAATAACTCTGATGTTCTTTAGTTTTTGCTATTAGACATGGAACTGAGTTTATATTTGCTTTCTCCTTCTCCATAATGTGGACCTTTTGCAAATGGTTTTTGAGTTCTATTCTTACCATAGTCCATACCACTggtgaaatttgaattttatccTATTATACTGGTCAAATGTTACTTATTTTGTTGAATAAATGATCACATGTTCAATGAGAAAAGGGTAGTAAAATTTacaaaggggaaaaaaataatataaataatcaatgcatcataaataaagaataaaatgtaaaatcagACACAATTTGTAATTTacaagtaattatatttaactATTGCCAAGATTTGTCATGAACCTATACATATTGTCTTACATTTCTCCAAATTGGAGAATTTGACAGGTAAACATGTTTTCCAAGAGATTATCGGGTGCAACATTatccacacaactatgtaaatcataaataaaaaatatattattgtatactatcaaataatgtgcattcaatacacaaataatgtacttttaatatattaaaaatatacattctaTTTagataaaatacattatttaaatactaaaattgcaTTTGATAGACAAGTAATCTACTTTTAGTATccaaatctactatactaataagagccaaagaaagttaggcctaaaatgggtagaaaaaatggcggtcaaactatttaatcaaatagatggtttagatgaattatttaatcaaatagatggttaagataattcagattaatattattaatagagattacctaatttaaccttacttttatgattatccgttaagttttccgttaaatattatcttctccgttaatattccgttaacttttaacttacccattaatttctataagaaaggttttaggttcgaaccccatctcaatcaaatttgacatatataattaagtttctcactctattttactcttattaaattaaataaattagtagctacaacaaaaaatgatatatatgtatttctttaatttagaattatgtgtctacaatacctttatttgaaaaaattattcattatcaaaaaattaaattaaataagattaaataatttcattagttatattgtctttgttttctctcatgcaaagattatttacattcaaatttatcaattgatattcattacattgtccgttatcttatttttacaatatcttgtaattaaatatcaaagttatagtacaaaataattttatatatttatttaccacgtattttattaatactatgaaaaaaaattttaaaataatttgaagctaattatattaactacttggggattggttgacaaagagagtactcaaataataacccaacaaattgaagcggaatcactctattttactcttatttaattaaataaattagtagttaaccaaaaaatgatacatatgtatttctttaataccatgaaaaaaataaaaaagaatagcttgaaaccaatcatattaactacttggggatttgttgacaatgaaagtacttaaataacccattacccagcaaattgaaacgagaaactatcttttacggagtaatatctttggaatacataatattttaaatttttattaattaatttaatcttttctcttaaactagagatttctttatcgaCAATAACTCATCCAACAATAAtcgttgaaccaaatgaacgccaagcagaacacctaaaggaaagttcatagctcctatatcataatctcattgcatgatgttctcatctatgctaccaacaataaccgaattgcaaataacacactaccaacaaaaaggaagagaacaaatagtaaagatgaagacaatgacaatgttactcaaaagagaattaagaacatttagaaaaattcaaattaaaagtaatatttatttagactatcatttttagaccaaatatttagactatcgatttacaatgttgcaaacatttattttagtaataattataatgaattttctatattatcttggattgatatactttgagttagatatttaaataaaaaaaatcgacatataaacttctcctatataatattgcattgatatactttgaaatatttatttaaatataaacattgggcattaacccattcgcgtataaaactagtagtGTAATCATTTGCCTGAAAGTAACAAGGCAAATGCACCCAAACTCATCATTAACCCGACCCGACGCCGCGTTCGGTTCACGGATGACCCGGGTCGGACCTTTTTTCGCATAGGGTAGGGTTTAAACAACTCACTATATAAGCAATATTTTCTCGTCTCCCATTTCGACCCTTTCGCACTCTTAGTAGCACAGGAGCAAAACCCTAGCAGTCTCCTTTTCTCTATCGGTAAATTTTCACGGTCACTGTTATGTGTGCCTGTGCATTGTTGTCACATGCTTGCTATTATCTGATTTGTTTTTCTGTTTGTTGAATTTGCAGAAATGGCTATAGTGCCGGGGCAGCTCGTGTGGGAGATCGTGAAGAAGAACAATTGTTTCTTAGTCAAGGAGTTCGGTAATGGCACCGCCGGTGTTGTCTTCAGCAAAGAGCCCAACAATCTCTTCAATCTTCACTCCTACAAGCACTCCGGTTAGTCAGAAACATgtagttttaattttgattgtttCTTCCATTCTTCTGCTTGCATTTATGAAAGTTCAAATTGGGTTTATTTTTGTTGCTTAGACAGTATAACACGAAATAACTTGCGTTTCATAGCAAATCACGGATATCTGTAGGTTTTGAGATTGGAAATCACATAGCTGTCTAGATTTACGTGCATTGAGCTTTGTTATGTTTAATTGTATATTTAATGCTTTCATACACTTGCTAAAGTGCTGTGGTCTGTTTGTTGTTGGCATCGGTTAACAGGATTAGCAAACAAGAAGACTGTGACCATACAAGGGGGTAAAGATCAATCTGTGCTTCTTGCTACAACCAAGACCAAGAAGCAGAGCAAGCCTGCTAAGTTGCATAACAAGTCTGTCATGAAGAAGGAATTCCGCCGCATGGCCAAGGCTGTTACCAATCAGGTATGTGTTAGATCTTGCTCAAGTTGATAGTACACATTTTAAGACTTTTCTATGAACTATTTAATTGCTTGTTCCATAAGTATCAGAGAGGCAGCTATTGGCCCCAGTCTGATGTGGTTAAATTGTGAAAATGCCTGTAAAATTACTCCTATATTTAGATTAGATAATTCATGTTGTCTTCTTCatcttgttgtgtatattaAAGTGATGTATATTGTAGGATTTTATCTCCCCATCTGTAGCTGTCTATTTTAACTTTATTCAGATCATGGCATAATTTGTCTCACACACATCAATGAAAAAATCATGAGCATGGACTCTCACAATGTAGTGAATTTTTGATTGAAATCAAAATGTctagtcaaatttttttttattgaaattgaTTATTGTTTTACCATTGAAGTTAAATGGAGCTTGCAATATTGTTCTCTTCTAATAGCATGCTATCAAATGCAGGTTGCTGACAACTATTACAGACCAGACTTGAAGAAAGCAGCTCTTGCAAGGTTGTCTGCTGTAAACAGAAGCCTTAAGGTTGCAAAATCTGGTGTGAAGAAGAGGAATAGGCAGGCTTAAGCAGTGCAGTGTTTCCTTGTTGTCTCTACATCATCCTGGTTTCCAGTTTCTTATTTTGCTTGtcttttctctttaatttcttgGATGTTGAGACACTTTTTATTTATCAGTTTTTGGACAAAAATTGCATTGTAGTTGAGCTGATACTAGTGTCTATTTTTATTGAGTTGTTGCACCAGAAAGTTGCCGTTATGCCCATTATAACTATAATTGTATTTCAGCTATCAGATCTTGTTTACCAGATGAAATGAGTTATGCTTGATGCATTGATTAATGAAGTGACAAATGCAACTTGCCACAGGGCAACTCCTGTTGAGTTAGTTAGTCGGACAATTGATCTGGTTAGCCTTGTTGAGTTAGTTAGTCGGACAATTGATCTGGTTAGCCTTTTTAAATTAGACTTCTAGTAGAAGTTGTTTGTTagcctttttggtttgagtcagGTTGCTATGTGTAGTATAAACTTGGGCAATTTGCTTGCATGCGTCAATGTTGAATTTGATAGCTGATTAAATTGTAttctaaatgggtgttcataaGTTTGAATTCTGGTATATAACAGATATTACCTTATAAGTTGTAAAAAATCgtgagtatttcaaaaaaaaaaaagaaagaaagaaaaggaagtCCCAATTGAGTAATTTGGCTGTAATATgatggttatatatataatactgtTAAAAGGTTTGGGTTGACACGATTGGATAGATGATTTTGTTAGTAGTGAGGAATTAAGTTTGGACACAACTGTCGTAAGTTAGGCCAACAACTCTTTCGGCAACGAGTCCCAACCTTGTGGAACTCATAAACAACCTCAATACAATCGAAGCAGTAATGGGCACGTATGTTTGGAACCAGAACCACCATCTCTGTCAGCTCCTTCATGTTATTTGACTTAAAATCTTGATAATCGAAATGTTCATGATGACTAGGtcaaaaacattaattaaaagCTAAATATAAATGAAGCATAATGATAAGTGAGGAAGCTCGTTTACAGGCATGTCTAAGATTTAGATTATAAAATGTACCAAGTATCTAGTAAATCAATAACTACTTACAAGTTCACCCAAACCATTTGTAGGATCATCACATGCATGAGTTACAGTGTGATGAAAAACCTAAAAGAAATGCACCTGGGTGGGTGCAGGTGTCAACACAAAAAACTAGCTCTCAGAAATctacaggaaaaaaaaaggaggaaaaaaATGAGTTGAAACAGAAATTTACTTTCCAATTTCTATTTACATCAAATTATGTTATTACTACCAACCCACTATTTCTGCCGGGTCCCTCGTATACTGCTCTAAACTCTTCAAAATTGAGCATGGATCACTCAACCAAACCACAGCATTTTTGTCGCTACTCAGCACAAGGATATTGGAGCTCCGTGTGAATGGACCATCAGAGACCACATTTCTCACCGACAAGAAGACTGGCATGCCATATGGGCTCAAACCATCAAAATTAAATGGCAATATCCAGAGCAATTCCTCTCCATGAGACACCAAAAAGGGCAAGTATTCAAATAGGCGAAACCAGGGAGAAATCAGGTCGTCAATTTTTGACATATGAAGCAGCAAATTCTGTCATCATCTGCTTCAAATGCTGCAAACCAAGATGCTATTTTAAGAAATTGGGCATATATGCATTATGCTTACaaagaattaaataatatctagTTCTAAATATCTGGAAATGTAAATAAGATAGAGCTAAGGCTCAAAAGTTAGTAGTAAGAGATGGATTATATCATCACCTTCAGTTCTTCATGAAGCACAACAAATATTTTCTTGAGTCGTTTATGCCTCTGCACCAGCATTGTATTTTCATGTCAGTAGATTGCACCATTCAGTATAATAAAGCAATCTATCTTCATGTTATATTAACAGATGAAAATTGGAAAGCAAATAATTATATCCAGTAAAACATCACCCATAAAGCATTATCCAGACTATTTGAAATTGGTGGTCCATAGGGTGGCTATAAGCCACCACCAACCAGTGAGGCATAAAGAACAAGAGAATGAACATGTATTCCAATAGAATTGAATGTATTGGATTGTATGAAGTATTATAATACCAAAAATATCACTTTtgcacatacacatatatgtgtCGATGTGTGTGTGCAGACTcttgtaattttattaatttatctaTTCCTTGAATCAACTAGAAATTATAACAGGATTCCTTCTGTAATCCTAATCTATTCCCTCTGAGAAACAAACATGGAATATAATTCCTTTTCTATTCTTTATAGAACAGCATTCCTAAATTTTCAttatgtgaaccaaacatgttgtagGACCCCTAAAATTACTAGGAAACTAAAGTATCAAATACCTAATTCTTGTAAGACTCTTGAGTTTAGGTGGCTCCCTCATAAGTATTGTAAACTCCCCCTCATGTTGGAGCATATGAAATATGTCAAACTTGCATAGAAAAATGGCAAATCTTGCACGTCCAACTTGCATAAAAATTATCAACAAAGGTCTCCAGTAAATTTGATGCAAATCCTAATTATTGAAGGCTCAATGATCTAATAAAAATGCAGTGAACAGGTTTATTCATGAAGCTAAAAATAGAAGCTAGACCAAATGCAAAAACTGGAAATTGAAGTAAAGCCAGGACTGAAAACAAGAACTCTAGTTGGGGTTGTTGATGGAAACTAAAACTGGTACTTCAGGAAGGACTAGGACACTAGTTAGTTTGAGAAAAGcagttcttttaattttatttaaacatGAAGAAGAAATAACCAAACAAGACTTCTTCAGTGTGTAGTTATTTTATGAGAAAAAGCATACCATAGAGGAAAGagccagaaaaaaaaaaacttctttgGAGCTGTGGTCACTTTATAGAATAAGCAGTAAGCAGAAAGAACTGGTAAAGCCTACCCCAGCACAGAATTGACATGAAACTTGCAACAATTCAATGCTCCATCTCTTATGAAACTTCAGAAAAATCTGATGATATTTGGAACACGAATACCAAAAATTGGAACAAGCTTAAAAGTGGAAAAGAACAGGAAAATTTCTGATAAAAACTGTTTGGGAGCTTTTCAAGTGGACAGTTACCTCCCTAAAAATCTGCTAAGAAGCCATATATTAGTGGGCTATGGTACTGCATTAGAAATTATGAAATGGTGGTCTGGCAGAGTGGCAGGTGACAAAGTGTCACCATCTATTGGTGAGGCATAAGCAACAGGAGAATGAAACAAGCATAAGAGAAGAACATTTATATATGTACTCCAATAGACttcaacatattaaaattttaaaaagaattacaATATTGAGGGCTAATTAGGGGGGATATGATAGGGAAACTAGAAATCCTTCATCTCTAGGATTCCTAAAGTACTAGGAAAGTAAAATACTTAAGTTCCTCATAATTTTAAGATTTCAAACTTGAGTTTAGGCAGCCAACCTAACTTTAATTTAGGAACACACTTAACTATTCTAACACAGTCaaacataaaacataaacattTTGACAAAATAATTATACTAACTGGCAATTGGACAAGGAACCTAAAGGTTCTGCAAGTGGGTTATGAATTTTATGCTTCATGTCTTAAAACAAGAACATCTCCAACTTCTTTAATAAATGGTGAATTGATTAAATAGCTGAAATAGTTTAGATGTAAATATAATGGATTTCACATCTATACAAATTGTATAGGAAAATAATGCAACAAAATCCAAATCCACCACAATTGCAATGAAAGCattcaaaaattgaaaattgaacttacTGCTCCACATTGACGATAAGAATCTTTCAACTGTTCCAAAATGACATAGTATCTCTCCATGTCCCTTCCTTTACAAACCTCCAGGTCCTTTCCAAGTTTACTGAACTTAATCCTAAAGCATTCCAGTAATAAGATGTGACAGTTAGCTGAATTGCATCAAGAAAATAAACCCAAAGCACTATATCAAACAATTTGTAAAGAAATTTCCATCTGAAAGCTTGAGCAAGCATATGTATTTAAACTTCAGGATACCTGTCAGACTCTAAGGTTTTGTTTAGTGAGCAATAACTTTCATACTTTTCTACATACTCCTGCACATACTCTTTATACCTGTAGAGAGAGATGTAGTGATATATGAGCTGAGTTTAAACATAAGAATTTCATGATCACTGAAAAAAACACAACATACAGTACTCAAGGTCGAACACAAGATAAAAagtcaaatcaagaatatagaTTGCCTATGTGATTAAAATGTAGAGAAATTTATCTGTAGTATTAGATGGATATACTTACTGGGAGAAATCCTTTATTGGGCCCTTGAACTCTGGCTCTTTCTTTTCATACTTGTAGTATGAACAACTAATCTCATCTGGAGAAGATTCCTTCCTCTTCTGGTCATCATTACTCCCTGTCAAAGAAGCATCCTTTCGCCTGCCATTTTGGTCAGCAACTAAGTTAGCTTTCTGCATGTTGCTTTCCTTAGTAGAAATATGCCCACCTCCCCGTTTTGCCTCATGCCGTTTTGCTGCACCACCAGGGAATTTTTTGCGATTATCTCCATAAACCTCTGGGCTCCCTCCAGCTTCATTCTGTCTGTTTTTACTACTTGCTTCTGCTGCTTTGTTAAGGTATCCAACTTCATTCTGATCAACTCTGAAATGGTTCTGTTGAGACAGAGGTTGCTGAGATTTTTGTTGAGGTCTTGTACAATCTTCAGGGTAAGGTTCCAGGGTCTTCCTCTTAAATAAGCCATCTGGAGTACCACCTGTGATGTTTGAATGAGGTGGAGATGCTTTTTTTGAGCCTGCTACAATCTTATTAGCCCCTTTTCCTTTACTTGTGTCTACATTCCAGTGGTCTGAACATGTTGGTTTGTTCTCTCCTTTGAAGGAACTTCTTCTCTCACTCGGTTTTTGCAAAGCAGGTGCTTCCTCAGGCATGAAATCACGAACTTCACCTAACTCCAAATCTGAAAGTTCTCTCTGAAGTCTCTTATTTTGCCCGTTCATTACAGATCTTCCCACATTACTTGTGTtattttcctttggagaacatCCAGGGTCTAAATTATCATACCTCCGGTACTGGGAATCAATAGATGTTTGATGCCATTCCCCTGTACCTTCTTTGGAAATTTTCGTTGCTCTTTGTTCATCAAGAATCCCATCTTCATGAACTGAATCTTTACTAAATTTATCTCTCTGTGAGGGGAAACCATCATTCAATGAAAAGCTACTTTCAGGGTACTTAGCACCACGGCTCAATATATTTCCATATTTGACTGGTTTTTCTGCTGTGGCAGCAGCTTTTCCCTGTCCGGAGAATTCGACAGGTCTTTGATCTGGCTGATGAAAATCGGAAAGAGAGTTTCCAGAAAAGGCTTGGTTGTAGCCTTTTTGTGAAGAAAAATCAGAAGTACCTTCTCTACCCATTCTATTAGCCATTGGCACATCAATACCCTTGGAAGAGAATTCAAGGGGCCTATCAGGAGATGAATATTGAGAACCCTCAGCAAAAACTGGGTTCCTACCAGAACTCTGCTGTTGGTTTATGCTTCCAGTCTTTGACCTTTTAGTACGATCAGGTTTATCATCGAACTGCTTTACATCAGAAACTCTTTTAGACTTACTTTTAGGTGCTCTGAAGCTATCTGATTGCTCATGCTTGAAACCTGTTTTTGTCATGCTTTCTGTTCCACTATACATTGCTGTTTGGACTTGGCTTTCTTGGTTCTCATTTTGATCAGATGAAGGTCCAGTCTCTTCCGTTTGTTGTTTGCCTTCCTTCACAGGTACCTTATCAGTAATGGTCTTTTCCAAGCCACGTTCACCAACTTGTAAGTGGTTCTCAATTTCCACAGTATCAATAACATCAACATGTTCCATTTCATCAATCCCAAACTGACCAAGCTCAATATCTTGAGTTCCTGATGGAATGGGAGATTTTGATAACCCAGGTTCAGAAGCTTGCAGTTTATCTTTTTCCTCTCGGTCATCATCACTACTCATGATATCCACTTCCACATCAGATGGCTCCTTACTGTGGGAAGAGGCATCACTTTCACTATCACTGCTACTCCCGCTCACACTTTTACTGCCCCGAGGACTACTTTTGTTTTCACTTCCACTGTCACTGCTATCACTTTCACTATCACTTCCGCTATCACTAGAGCTATCTGCTGGCTCTAAACTGTGGTCGGAGACCTTTTTCTCACCAGAATAGTCAGGTGATTGCTCAAGTATATCAACTGCTTCTAAGGCATTAGATGCTTCTTCAGTTTTAGAATTCAACTGTGCTTGCCCTTCCAATTCATTGGTATTAATTCTCATGGAAAAGCTGGGTTGTGAAGCTGGGAACTCGTCATGTTTATTGCGGGCAGGTGGTGTGTGGCAATTCTCTTCAGGAGAGCTGGAGAGCAAAAAGCAAAAAGCCTAATTACTATAAAGAGCAGAAGACTCTGTATGTTAAGAAGCATTTAGCATGAAATAGCTATCCTTGTGTTAAAACTATGAGTCTAATGTCACAAGGAATCCATGAAatttaaaagatatatataggATAAACAATAAACATAATAGTGCTCAAGGAATTCTGACAACTCACTGAAGCGGAAGTACCTAAATACCTAATGCTTTAAGACAAACCTCTGCATATCTAgtatcttatagatagatcaaaaTGTATAGATGACTGTACTGAAGAAGTGCAAACAAGTTATGCAGTCCCTTTGCAATGCCAACTTCTTTTTTCTTAGATGTTATTTTACTATGGTCTAATAACTTGTCATCCTAACATCTAAACTTTCATAGAAGCACACTAACCTATTGCAATAATAACTAAATTCTTACAGCCCTACAGGTATTCGTTTTGTCTTTGATTAAGCAATTTTGCGCACTAAACTTCAAGTAATAAAGGAAATATGTGAATTTGAGAATCTGGAAAAGCAAGAACATATTGGTAATTACCTTCCACTTTCAGCCATAGGTGTCTTGAAGCTTTCCGTCTCCACTCCTGGTTTTAGAAAATATCTACCTGCCTGAAGATTTGCAATCTGCCATGCAAAATGCACAAGAGAATGAAAGTTAAAAGATACTGCATAAATCTCACAAAAAATTAGTAACGATAAGAAAACCAGTAGTTAACAAGAGCAATTAATCTAATCCTTTTACTTTATCTTTAATGTCTCTTTTCCCAGTAGAGAATTATGGTGGAAGCCCAAAATATAAGAGAACCAACCATTGTTCTATGACTTCTATCTATAGCTCCTTTTTCTCTCCTTCAATTTTCTATCTAAAGTGTAACGGTCAACTTGAAATTCTTTTGGGTGGCTTAGGGTTGCTTAACTCAATTTTCTATTACTCCCTCTTTTACAGTAATTAAAGGCTTAAAACCAAAAAATCTCCATCACTTGCCTTTTTAAGGATTGGCTCAATTTGTCTTGCTGAGTTTGGAAAAGCATCTCCAACAGTTTTCTCCAAGGCCTAAGAATTCAGAAGAAATCATATAAAAACCTGATGCATTGACAGAGATTGAATGAATTCATATATGCACTCACAAATTCAGCAAGATTTATATGCCAAGAAATGAACACTGGAAAAGTAAAGAAGAATTACTAGATCCAATTCCCACAACAACTAAACTAAACTAACACATCCAAAAATCCATTTTACTCGCATACCTTAAGGTTCATTCCATTTGATTGGTTTTCCACAAGGGCAGAAATCAACAAGCTACGTAGATTGGAAGGCTTGCAATCCGTGCTCCTTTTGCACCCGGGCATATT from Ipomoea triloba cultivar NCNSP0323 chromosome 6, ASM357664v1 includes:
- the LOC116021747 gene encoding 60S ribosomal protein L28-1-like; this translates as MAIVPGQLVWEIVKKNNCFLVKEFGNGTAGVVFSKEPNNLFNLHSYKHSGLANKKTVTIQGGKDQSVLLATTKTKKQSKPAKLHNKSVMKKEFRRMAKAVTNQVADNYYRPDLKKAALARLSAVNRSLKVAKSGVKKRNRQA
- the LOC116022179 gene encoding dentin sialophosphoprotein, with the translated sequence MYGGAGKHGRGGGGGGRGNGAGKRNIHSSFHTPPIQRSSAVSGGRLSVGSGGAGPRNRGTSSVPNSSAPSNAVEESFNLVTRNPLDFAMIIRLAPGLVEEIKRVEAEGGMAQIKFDANANNSVGNVINVGSKDFRFTWSRDGGDLCDIYEEQQSGEDGNGLLVESGSAWRKLNVQRVLDESTKNHVKMLSEEAVKKSNSRKAIVLDHGNPSTKSQVKAMAAVEGNPWRAGFKQPPFKKRKADPPPGGSSRPPYKSSLSTITPSKGRPSTSPLSSPFHPSGNPASPFGSGLQKSQTNVEEVPTQPMNKTASSDKEIPLNHVNSIGAQNMPGCKRSTDCKPSNLRSLLISALVENQSNGMNLKALEKTVGDAFPNSARQIEPILKKIANLQAGRYFLKPGVETESFKTPMAESGSSPEENCHTPPARNKHDEFPASQPSFSMRINTNELEGQAQLNSKTEEASNALEAVDILEQSPDYSGEKKVSDHSLEPADSSSDSGSDSESDSSDSGSENKSSPRGSKSVSGSSSDSESDASSHSKEPSDVEVDIMSSDDDREEKDKLQASEPGLSKSPIPSGTQDIELGQFGIDEMEHVDVIDTVEIENHLQVGERGLEKTITDKVPVKEGKQQTEETGPSSDQNENQESQVQTAMYSGTESMTKTGFKHEQSDSFRAPKSKSKRVSDVKQFDDKPDRTKRSKTGSINQQQSSGRNPVFAEGSQYSSPDRPLEFSSKGIDVPMANRMGREGTSDFSSQKGYNQAFSGNSLSDFHQPDQRPVEFSGQGKAAATAEKPVKYGNILSRGAKYPESSFSLNDGFPSQRDKFSKDSVHEDGILDEQRATKISKEGTGEWHQTSIDSQYRRYDNLDPGCSPKENNTSNVGRSVMNGQNKRLQRELSDLELGEVRDFMPEEAPALQKPSERRSSFKGENKPTCSDHWNVDTSKGKGANKIVAGSKKASPPHSNITGGTPDGLFKRKTLEPYPEDCTRPQQKSQQPLSQQNHFRVDQNEVGYLNKAAEASSKNRQNEAGGSPEVYGDNRKKFPGGAAKRHEAKRGGGHISTKESNMQKANLVADQNGRRKDASLTGSNDDQKRKESSPDEISCSYYKYEKKEPEFKGPIKDFSQYKEYVQEYVEKYESYCSLNKTLESDRIKFSKLGKDLEVCKGRDMERYYVILEQLKDSYRQCGARHKRLKKIFVVLHEELKHLKQMMTEFAASYVKN